A window of the Streptomyces finlayi genome harbors these coding sequences:
- the groL gene encoding chaperonin GroEL (60 kDa chaperone family; promotes refolding of misfolded polypeptides especially under stressful conditions; forms two stacked rings of heptamers to form a barrel-shaped 14mer; ends can be capped by GroES; misfolded proteins enter the barrel where they are refolded when GroES binds) yields the protein MAKIIAFDEEARRGLERGMNQLADAVKVTLGPKGRNVVLEKKWGAPTITNDGVSIAKEIELEDPYEKIGAELVKEVAKKTDDVAGDGTTTATVLAQALVREGLRNVAAGANPMALKRGIEKAVEAVSAALLEQAKDVETKEQIASTASISAADTEIGAKIAEAMDKVGKEGVITVEESQTFGLELELTEGMRFDKGYISAYFATDMERMETSFDDPYVLIVNSKISNVKDLLPLLEKVMQSGKPLLIIAEDVEGEALSTLVVNKIRGTFKSVAVKAPGFGDRRKAMLGDIAILTGGTVISEEVGLKLENAGLDLLGRARKVVITKDETTIVDGSGESDQVQGRVKQIRAEIENSDSDYDREKLQERLAKLAGGVAVIKAGAATEVELKERKHRIEDAVRNAKAAVEEGIVAGGGVALLQATAVFEKLDLTGDEATGANAVKLALEAPLKQIAVNGGLEGGVVVEKVRNLPIGHGLNAATGEYVDMIAEGIIDPAKVTRSALQNAASIAALFLTTEAVIADKPEKAGAAAPGGMPGGDMDF from the coding sequence ATGGCCAAGATCATCGCGTTCGATGAGGAGGCACGGCGCGGTCTCGAGCGCGGGATGAACCAGCTCGCCGACGCCGTCAAGGTCACCCTCGGCCCCAAGGGCCGTAACGTCGTCCTCGAGAAGAAGTGGGGCGCGCCCACGATCACCAACGATGGTGTTTCCATCGCCAAGGAGATCGAGCTCGAGGACCCGTACGAGAAGATCGGTGCGGAGCTGGTCAAGGAGGTCGCCAAGAAGACGGACGACGTCGCCGGCGACGGTACGACCACCGCCACCGTTCTCGCTCAGGCTCTCGTCCGCGAGGGTCTGCGCAACGTCGCCGCGGGTGCCAACCCGATGGCTCTGAAGCGTGGCATCGAGAAGGCCGTCGAGGCCGTCTCCGCCGCTCTTCTGGAGCAGGCGAAGGACGTGGAGACCAAGGAGCAGATCGCTTCGACCGCCTCCATCTCCGCTGCTGACACCGAGATCGGCGCCAAGATCGCCGAGGCTATGGACAAGGTCGGCAAGGAAGGCGTCATCACCGTCGAGGAGTCCCAGACCTTCGGTCTGGAGCTGGAACTCACCGAGGGTATGCGCTTCGACAAGGGCTACATCTCGGCGTACTTCGCGACCGACATGGAGCGTATGGAGACGTCGTTCGACGACCCGTACGTCCTCATCGTCAACTCCAAGATCAGCAACGTGAAGGACCTCCTTCCGCTGCTCGAGAAGGTCATGCAGTCGGGTAAGCCGCTGCTGATCATCGCGGAGGACGTCGAGGGCGAGGCCCTGTCGACCCTGGTCGTCAACAAGATCCGTGGCACCTTCAAGTCCGTCGCCGTCAAGGCTCCGGGCTTCGGTGACCGCCGCAAGGCCATGCTCGGCGACATCGCCATCCTCACCGGTGGCACCGTCATCTCCGAGGAGGTCGGTCTCAAGCTGGAGAACGCCGGCCTGGACCTGCTCGGCCGTGCCCGCAAGGTCGTCATCACCAAGGACGAGACCACGATCGTCGACGGTTCGGGCGAGAGCGACCAGGTTCAGGGTCGCGTCAAGCAGATCCGTGCCGAGATCGAGAACTCCGACTCGGACTACGACCGCGAGAAGCTCCAGGAGCGCCTCGCGAAGCTGGCCGGCGGCGTGGCCGTCATCAAGGCCGGTGCCGCGACCGAGGTCGAGCTCAAGGAGCGCAAGCACCGCATCGAGGACGCGGTGCGCAACGCCAAGGCCGCTGTCGAGGAGGGCATCGTCGCCGGTGGTGGCGTGGCTCTGCTCCAGGCCACGGCCGTCTTCGAGAAGCTCGACCTGACCGGTGACGAGGCCACGGGCGCCAACGCCGTGAAGCTCGCGCTGGAGGCCCCGCTCAAGCAGATCGCCGTCAACGGTGGTCTTGAGGGTGGAGTCGTCGTCGAGAAGGTGCGCAACCTGCCGATCGGTCACGGCCTCAACGCCGCGACCGGTGAGTACGTCGACATGATCGCCGAGGGCATCATCGACCCGGCGAAGGTCACGCGCTCCGCTCTGCAGAACGCCGCGTCCATCGCCGCGCTCTTCCTCACCACCGAGGCCGTCATCGCCGACAAGCCCGAGAAGGCCGGCGCGGCTGCCCCGGGCGGCATGCCGGGCGGCGACATGGACTTCTGA